A DNA window from Setaria viridis chromosome 2, Setaria_viridis_v4.0, whole genome shotgun sequence contains the following coding sequences:
- the LOC117843483 gene encoding uncharacterized protein has product MQTEGIFCWTGITHQSCCMKNTASIRYLNIVKSEVLEISQPGLDSKLSEIHHWITVRKKTGSFHRRVSRANKECSREGPPCSGWVEGMAPVFSKSAWQCVWHLIQNDLIHGWGNDYKFGYCAQAFRVTNIRVVDSEFIVHRGVQTLGGSTTTKDGARGKKAKQLHQKDAEVKKTRGRAAGLDMRTKIRRKSRSELRDFQKRWDRATREDRTWVDPFARSRRKRRNRNPQ; this is encoded by the exons ATGCAAACTGAAGGCATTTTTTGTTGGACTGGAATCACGCATCAATCTTGTTGTATGAAGAACACAGCGAGTATACG ATACTTAAATATAGTTAAATCAGAAGTGCTGGAGATATCACAACCAGGTCTTGACTCTAAACTTTCTGAAATTCATCACTGGATAACTGTTCGTAAAAAAACAGGGAGTTTTCATAG AAGAGTTAGTCGGGCTAACAAAGAATGTTCAAGAGAAGGACCGCCTTGTTCTGG ATGGGTTGAGGGCATGGCGCCGGTTTTCTCAAAGTCTGCTTGGCAATGTGTGTGGCATCTTATTCAG AATGATCTTATCCATGGATGGGGCAACGATTACAAGTTTGGGTATTGTGCTCAG GCTTTCAGGGTGACTAACATCAGAGTAGTTGATAGTGAATTTATAGTTCATCGAGGAGTGCAGACATTAGGaggttcaacaacaacaaag GATGGCGCTCGAGGCAAAAAAGCTAAGCAACTCCATCAGAAAGATGCTGAAGTGAAAAAGACAAGA GGGAGGGCAGCAGGTCTCGACATGCGAACAAAG ATCCGGAGAAAATCACGATCTGAGCTTCGTGATTTCCAGAAGCGTTGGGACCGGGCCACAAGGGAAGACAGAACATGGGTCGATCCGTTTGCTCGCTCTCGAAGAAAACGGAGGAATAGAAACCCACAGTAG
- the LOC117843482 gene encoding mevalonate kinase, protein MEVRARAPGKIILAGEHAVVHGSAAVAAAIDLYTTSSLSLLPEGEDGGAGVVELDLRDSCLTFSWPCSRLRGALGEVGGKAGAPTPCSPDELAAIAKLLEGQEIPEAKIWLSSGLSAFLYLYTSIMGFKPGKAVVTSDLPIGAGLGSSAAFCVSMSGAILTAAGAVGIGGDREADEWELFRKDDLELVNQWAFQGEKIIHGKPSGIDNSVSTFGSMIKFKKGEMTNLKSRNPVKMLITDTRVGRNTKALVAGVSERASRHPDAMASVFHAVDSISEELSSIVELAAEDEIAITSKEEKLAELMEMNQGLLQCMGVSHSSIETVLRTTLKYSLVSKLTGAGGGGCVLTLIPTLSASIVLEKVATELESHGFCCFKVEVGGRGLQVCRG, encoded by the exons ATGGAGGTACGCGCCCGGGCGCCCGGCAAGATCATCCTCGCGGGCGAGCACGCCGTCGTCCACGGctccgctgccgtcgccgctgccATCGACCTCTACACCACATCCTCCCTCAGCCTCCTCCCCGAAG GGGAGGATGGCGGCGCAGGCGTGGTGGAGCTGGACCTCAGGGACTCATGCCTCACCTTCTCTTGGCCGTGTTCGCGCCTCCGCGGGGCCCTGGGGGAGGTGGGCGGCAAGGCCGGGGCGCCGACGCCATGCTCCCCTGACGAGCTCGCCGCCATTGCCAAGCTCTTGGAGGGCCAAGAGATCCCCGAGGCCAAGATCTGGCTCTCTTCCGGCCTCTCCGCCTTCCTTTACCTCTACACCTCCATCATGGG CTTCAAGCCTGGGAAGGCGGTGGTCACCTCGGACCTGCCCATAGGTGCGGGGCTCGGCTCGTCCGCAGCTTTCTGCGTGTCCATGTCGGGTGCTATATTGACGGCGGCTGGTGCAGTCGGCATTGGAGGAGACAGGGAGGCTGATGAGTGGGAGTTGTTCAGGAAGGATGATCTTGAGCTGGTCAACCAGTGGGCGTTCCAAGGGGAAAAGATCATCCATGGCAAGCCTTCTGGCATCGACAATTCTGTTAGCACTTTCG GAAGCATGATTAAATTCAAGAAGGGGGAAATGACAAACCTCAAGTCCAGGAACCCAGTCAAAATGCTCATCACTGATACAAGAGTTGGTAGGAACACAAAGGCCCTAGTTGCTGGTGTATctgaaagagcatctaggcATCCAGATGCTATGGCTTCTGTCTTCCATGCAGTGGACTCCATTAGTGAAGAGCTTTCAAGCATTGTTGAGTTAGCAGCCGAGGATGAAATAGCCATCACCTCGAAGGAGGAAAAGCTAGCAGAGCTTATGGAGATGAACCAAGGTTTGCTTCAGTGCATGGGAGTTAGCCATTCTTCTATAGAAACAGTGTTGCGAACAACTCTGAAATATAGCCTGGTCTCAAAGCTAACaggagctggtggtggaggctgtGTGTTAACTCTAATACCGACCC TATCAGCCAGCATAGTTTTGGAGAAAGTCGCCACAGAGCTTGAATCTCATGGTTTTTGCTGCTTTAAAGTTGAGGTTGGTGGACGAGGTCTTCAAGTATGCCGAGGATAA